A region from the Streptomyces sp. 3214.6 genome encodes:
- the pdxS gene encoding pyridoxal 5'-phosphate synthase lyase subunit PdxS, translated as MSSTISENQTPETGTARVKRGMAEQLKGGVIMDVVTPEQAKIAEDAGAVAVMALERVPADIRKDGGVARMSDPDMIEGIIEAVSIPVMAKSRIGHFVEAQVLQSLGVDYIDESEVLTPADEVNHSDKWAFTTPFVCGATNLGEALRRIAEGAAMIRSKGEAGTGNVVEAVRHLRQIKNEIARLRGYDNNELYAAAKDLRAPYELVKEVAELGKLPVVLFSAGGVATPADAALMRQLGAEGVFVGSGIFKSGDPAKRAAAIVKATTFYDDPKIIADASRNLGEAMVGINCDTLPEAERYANRGW; from the coding sequence GTGTCCAGCACGATCTCCGAAAACCAGACCCCCGAGACCGGCACCGCGCGCGTGAAGCGCGGGATGGCCGAGCAGCTCAAGGGCGGCGTGATCATGGACGTCGTCACGCCGGAGCAGGCGAAGATCGCCGAGGACGCGGGCGCCGTCGCCGTCATGGCGCTGGAGCGGGTCCCGGCCGACATCCGCAAGGACGGCGGCGTGGCCCGGATGTCCGACCCGGACATGATCGAGGGCATCATCGAGGCCGTGTCCATCCCGGTGATGGCCAAGTCCCGCATCGGTCACTTCGTCGAGGCGCAGGTGCTGCAGTCCCTCGGCGTCGACTACATCGACGAGTCCGAGGTCCTCACCCCGGCCGACGAGGTCAACCACTCCGACAAGTGGGCCTTCACGACCCCCTTCGTCTGTGGCGCCACCAACCTGGGCGAGGCCCTGCGCCGCATCGCCGAGGGCGCCGCGATGATCCGCTCCAAGGGCGAGGCCGGCACCGGCAACGTCGTCGAGGCCGTCCGTCACCTGCGCCAGATCAAGAACGAGATCGCCCGCCTGCGCGGCTACGACAACAACGAGCTGTACGCCGCCGCCAAGGACCTGCGCGCCCCCTACGAGCTGGTCAAGGAGGTCGCCGAGCTCGGCAAGCTCCCGGTGGTGCTGTTCTCCGCCGGTGGCGTCGCCACCCCGGCAGACGCCGCGCTGATGCGCCAGCTCGGCGCCGAGGGCGTCTTCGTCGGCTCCGGCATCTTCAAGTCCGGCGACCCGGCCAAGCGCGCCGCCGCCATCGTGAAGGCCACCACCTTCTACGACGACCCGAAGATCATCGCGGACGCCTCCCGCAACCTGGGCGAGGCCATGGTCGGCATCAACTGCGACACCCTGCCCGAGGCCGAGCGCTACGCCAACCGCGGCTGGTAA
- the yajC gene encoding preprotein translocase subunit YajC, which yields MSPVTLLPFIVLIGAMFLMTRSAKKKQQQAANMRNELQPGSGVRTIGGMYATVKEVNDDTILLDAGPGVELLFAKNAIGAVLTDDEYNRIVHGVEHDLKSDSDIVPDDASSLTETDESADEAAAASDDKPVDLGKNDEPEEAEEKAAKADEEPKKTDGDSDAKK from the coding sequence GTGAGTCCTGTGACCCTCCTCCCGTTCATCGTGCTCATCGGGGCCATGTTCCTGATGACCCGGTCGGCCAAGAAGAAGCAGCAACAGGCCGCCAACATGCGTAACGAATTGCAGCCCGGCAGTGGTGTCCGCACCATCGGGGGCATGTACGCGACGGTCAAGGAGGTCAACGACGACACGATCCTCCTCGATGCGGGACCGGGCGTGGAACTGCTCTTCGCGAAGAACGCGATCGGCGCCGTCCTGACCGACGACGAGTACAACCGCATCGTCCACGGCGTCGAGCACGACCTGAAGTCCGACTCCGACATCGTCCCGGACGACGCCTCCTCCCTCACCGAGACCGACGAGTCCGCCGACGAAGCTGCCGCCGCCTCCGACGACAAGCCCGTCGACCTCGGTAAGAATGACGAGCCCGAAGAGGCCGAGGAGAAGGCCGCCAAGGCCGACGAAGAGCCGAAGAAGACCGACGGCGACTCCGACGCGAAGAAGTAG
- the ruvC gene encoding crossover junction endodeoxyribonuclease RuvC gives MRVLGVDPGLTRCGVGVVDGVAGRPLTMLGVGVVRTPADAELSQRLVAVEQGIESWLDEYRPEFVAVERVFSQHNVRTVMGTAQASAVAMLCAARRGIPVALHTPSEVKAAVTGSGRADKAQVGAMVTRLLRLDAPPKPADAADALALAICHIWRAPAQNRLQQAVALHAAKASTTSKGRTA, from the coding sequence GTGCGCGTACTCGGGGTGGACCCCGGACTGACGCGGTGCGGTGTCGGCGTCGTCGATGGGGTCGCGGGCCGACCGCTCACCATGCTCGGCGTCGGTGTCGTACGCACGCCCGCGGACGCCGAGTTGAGTCAGCGCCTGGTCGCCGTGGAGCAGGGCATCGAAAGCTGGCTGGACGAGTACCGGCCCGAATTCGTCGCCGTGGAGCGGGTGTTCAGCCAGCACAACGTGCGCACGGTCATGGGCACCGCCCAGGCCAGCGCCGTCGCCATGCTGTGCGCCGCCCGCCGAGGCATCCCCGTCGCCCTGCACACCCCCAGCGAGGTCAAGGCCGCCGTCACCGGTAGCGGGCGCGCGGACAAGGCGCAGGTCGGCGCCATGGTCACGCGTCTGCTCCGGCTCGACGCCCCGCCCAAGCCGGCCGACGCCGCCGACGCCCTGGCGCTCGCCATCTGCCACATCTGGCGCGCCCCCGCGCAGAACCGACTCCAGCAGGCCGTCGCCCTGCACGCAGCCAAAGCATCGACGACATCGAAAGGCCGTACGGCATGA
- the pdxT gene encoding pyridoxal 5'-phosphate synthase glutaminase subunit PdxT: MSNEAPVIGVLALQGDVREHLIALAAADAVARPVRRPEELTEVDGLVIPGGESTTISKLAVLFGVMEPLRARVRSGMPVYGTCAGMIMLADKILDPRSGQETIGGIDMIVRRNAFGRQNESFEAALDVRGITGDPVEGVFIRAPWVESVGARTEVLAEHDGHIVAVRQGNALATSFHPELTGDHRVHALFVDMVRANRAAESL, from the coding sequence ATGAGCAACGAAGCCCCTGTCATAGGCGTCCTGGCCCTCCAGGGCGACGTACGGGAGCACCTCATCGCCCTGGCCGCGGCCGACGCCGTGGCCAGGCCGGTCAGGCGTCCCGAGGAACTCACCGAGGTCGACGGTCTCGTCATCCCCGGCGGGGAGTCCACCACCATCTCCAAGCTGGCCGTCCTCTTCGGCGTGATGGAGCCCCTACGCGCGCGCGTGCGCAGCGGCATGCCCGTCTACGGCACCTGCGCGGGCATGATCATGCTCGCCGACAAGATCCTCGACCCGCGCTCGGGCCAGGAGACCATCGGCGGCATCGACATGATCGTGCGGCGCAACGCCTTCGGCCGCCAGAACGAGTCCTTCGAGGCCGCACTCGACGTGCGCGGCATCACCGGCGATCCTGTGGAGGGCGTCTTCATCCGCGCCCCCTGGGTCGAGTCCGTGGGCGCCAGGACCGAGGTGCTCGCCGAGCACGACGGTCACATCGTCGCGGTGCGTCAGGGCAACGCGCTCGCCACGTCGTTCCACCCGGAGCTGACCGGCGACCACCGCGTGCACGCCCTGTTCGTCGACATGGTGCGCGCGAACCGGGCGGCGGAGTCCTTGTAG
- the secF gene encoding protein translocase subunit SecF yields MSKLGNLGARLHRGEVSYDFIGHRKLWYGISILITITAILGLTVRGLNMGIDFQGGAVFTTEKTSVSVSQAEDYAKSASGHDAVVQKLGNGTLRIQIAGMDIKQSTAIKNDLAKDFKADPETITAELVGPSWGDQIANKAWQGLAIFMVLVVIYLAIAFEWRMAIAALVALIHDITITVGIYALVGFEVTPGTVIGLLTILGYSLYDTVVVFDSLKEQTKDLTKQTRFTYSEIANRSINGTLVRSINTTVVALLPVAGLLFIGGGFLGAGTLNDISLSLFVGLAAGAYSSIFIATPLVADLKEREPQVKALKKRILAKRAQATAEEQLADARGDDAYDDDREDAAPAVVGPRSQPASRGRGRGRPSGKRR; encoded by the coding sequence GTGTCGAAACTCGGCAACCTCGGCGCCCGACTGCACCGTGGCGAGGTCAGCTACGACTTCATCGGCCACCGCAAGCTCTGGTACGGCATCTCGATCCTGATCACCATCACGGCCATCCTCGGCCTGACGGTGCGCGGCCTGAACATGGGCATCGACTTCCAGGGCGGCGCCGTCTTCACCACCGAGAAGACCAGCGTCTCCGTCTCCCAGGCGGAGGACTACGCGAAGTCGGCGTCCGGCCATGACGCGGTCGTGCAGAAGCTCGGCAACGGCACGCTGCGCATCCAGATCGCCGGCATGGACATCAAGCAGTCCACCGCGATCAAGAACGACCTGGCCAAGGACTTCAAGGCCGACCCGGAGACGATCACCGCCGAGCTGGTCGGTCCCAGCTGGGGCGACCAGATCGCCAACAAGGCCTGGCAGGGCCTGGCGATCTTCATGGTCCTCGTCGTGATCTACCTGGCGATCGCCTTCGAGTGGCGCATGGCCATCGCGGCGCTCGTCGCCCTGATCCACGACATCACCATCACCGTCGGCATCTACGCCCTCGTCGGCTTCGAGGTCACGCCCGGCACGGTGATCGGTCTGCTGACGATCCTCGGCTACTCGCTGTACGACACGGTCGTCGTCTTCGACTCCCTCAAGGAACAGACGAAGGACCTCACCAAGCAGACCCGCTTCACCTACAGCGAGATCGCCAACCGCTCGATCAACGGCACCCTGGTCCGGTCCATCAACACCACCGTCGTGGCGCTGCTGCCGGTCGCGGGCCTGCTGTTCATCGGCGGCGGCTTCCTCGGCGCAGGCACACTCAACGACATCTCGCTGTCGCTGTTCGTCGGCCTCGCGGCCGGCGCCTACTCCTCGATCTTCATCGCCACGCCGCTCGTCGCCGACCTCAAGGAGCGCGAGCCGCAGGTCAAGGCGCTGAAGAAGCGGATCCTCGCCAAGCGCGCCCAGGCGACCGCGGAGGAGCAGCTCGCCGACGCCCGGGGCGACGACGCCTACGACGACGACCGGGAGGACGCCGCTCCCGCGGTCGTCGGCCCGCGCAGTCAGCCCGCGTCCCGTGGTCGGGGCCGTGGCCGTCCGTCGGGGAAGCGCCGATGA
- a CDS encoding phosphatidylinositol mannoside acyltransferase — protein MSAQERLTDALYGLGWSTVKKLPEPVAVRLGRTVADAAWKRRGKGVRRLESNYARVVPDASPERLAELSRAGMRSYLRYWMESFRLPAWSAERVRGGFDPKDVHYLTDGIASDRGVVLALPHMGNWDLAGAWVTTKLETPFTTVAERLKPETLYDRFVAYREGLGMEVLPHTGGTAFGMLARRLRDGGLVCLVAERDLSASGVEVDFFGDRTRMPAGPALLAQQTGALLLPVTLWYDDSPVMQGRVHPPIEVPETGTRAEKTSVMTQALADAFATGIADHPEDWHMLQRLWLADLEPRPSDGDLR, from the coding sequence GTGAGCGCCCAGGAGCGCCTGACCGACGCGCTGTACGGCCTCGGCTGGAGCACCGTCAAGAAGCTCCCCGAGCCCGTCGCCGTACGTCTCGGACGCACCGTCGCCGACGCCGCGTGGAAGCGGCGCGGCAAGGGCGTGCGGCGGCTGGAGAGCAACTACGCGCGCGTGGTGCCGGACGCGAGCCCCGAGCGCCTCGCCGAGCTCTCGCGCGCGGGCATGCGCTCCTATCTGCGCTACTGGATGGAGTCCTTCCGGCTGCCGGCCTGGAGCGCGGAGCGCGTCCGCGGCGGCTTCGACCCCAAGGACGTGCACTACCTGACCGACGGCATCGCCTCCGACCGGGGCGTCGTCCTCGCGCTGCCGCACATGGGCAACTGGGACCTGGCCGGCGCCTGGGTCACCACCAAGTTGGAGACGCCGTTCACCACGGTCGCCGAACGCCTCAAGCCGGAGACGCTGTACGACCGGTTCGTCGCCTACCGGGAGGGCCTCGGCATGGAGGTGCTGCCGCACACCGGCGGCACCGCCTTCGGCATGCTGGCCCGGCGGCTGCGCGACGGCGGCCTGGTCTGTCTGGTCGCCGAGCGCGACCTGTCCGCCTCCGGCGTCGAGGTGGACTTCTTCGGGGACCGGACCCGGATGCCCGCCGGACCGGCCCTGCTCGCCCAGCAGACCGGCGCGCTGCTGCTGCCCGTCACCCTGTGGTACGACGACTCGCCCGTCATGCAGGGGCGCGTGCATCCCCCGATCGAGGTACCCGAGACAGGTACGCGGGCCGAGAAGACGTCTGTCATGACACAGGCGCTGGCAGACGCCTTCGCCACCGGCATCGCCGACCACCCGGAGGACTGGCACATGCTCCAGCGTTTGTGGCTCGCGGACCTGGAACCCCGCCCGTCGGACGGGGACCTCCGTTGA
- the secD gene encoding protein translocase subunit SecD gives MAAPKKGRSASAQSKPGRSLALILIAIVGLTGGMFISGHTTPRLGIDLAGGTSITLEAKPEPGSAINKANMNTAVEIMNRRVNGLGVSEAEVQTQGDRNIIVNIPKGTNSEEARQQVGTTAKLYFRPVLAQEATGSAATPAPSASPSASASGAAGASPSSSASPSATASGSGEKATSSTSPSATATSQGRAVTDALKADATPSASAGTKANASPTPSAPASGGATTPQDAALQAKYAALNCSDEAVRTKTGEGVKPGEATVACGEIDKVWYKYLLGPAAVDGTDVKKAQAVFDTQGAAGWQVTMDFTSKGSKKFATITGQLAQNTQPQNEFAIVLDGNVVSSPFVQNAITGGQAQISGSFQQEEAQGLANMLSYGALPLSFKEQSVTTVTAALGGDQLHAGLLAGAIGLALVVIYLVAYYRGLALVALASLLVSAALTYVLMALLGPAIGFALNLPAVCGAIVAIGITADSFIVYFERVRDEIREGRTLRPAVERAWPRARRTILVSDFVSFLAAAVLFIVTVGKVQGFAFTLGLTTVLDVVVVFFFTKPLMTLIARRKFFANGHKWSGLDPKSLGAQPPIRRTRRPAGPAAGPVETKEA, from the coding sequence GTGGCAGCACCTAAGAAGGGCCGGAGCGCGAGCGCCCAGAGCAAGCCAGGGCGCTCGCTGGCCCTGATCCTGATCGCCATCGTGGGGCTCACCGGAGGCATGTTCATCTCCGGTCACACCACTCCGCGTCTCGGCATCGACCTTGCCGGCGGTACCAGCATCACGCTGGAGGCGAAGCCCGAACCGGGATCCGCGATCAACAAGGCCAACATGAACACCGCGGTCGAGATCATGAACCGCCGTGTCAACGGGCTGGGCGTCTCCGAGGCGGAGGTGCAGACCCAGGGCGACCGCAACATCATCGTGAACATCCCCAAGGGCACCAACTCCGAGGAAGCCCGCCAGCAGGTCGGCACCACCGCCAAGCTGTACTTCCGTCCGGTCCTGGCCCAGGAGGCCACCGGCTCCGCCGCCACCCCCGCACCGAGCGCGTCCCCGAGCGCCTCCGCGAGCGGCGCGGCAGGCGCCTCGCCGAGCTCGTCGGCGAGCCCTTCGGCGACCGCCTCCGGCAGCGGTGAGAAGGCGACCTCCTCGACGTCCCCGTCGGCCACGGCCACCTCGCAGGGCCGCGCCGTCACCGACGCGCTGAAGGCGGACGCCACCCCGTCGGCCTCCGCCGGCACCAAGGCGAACGCCTCCCCCACCCCGTCGGCCCCCGCGAGCGGCGGCGCCACCACGCCCCAGGACGCCGCGCTCCAGGCCAAGTACGCGGCCCTGAACTGCTCCGACGAGGCGGTCCGCACCAAGACCGGCGAAGGCGTCAAGCCCGGCGAAGCGACCGTGGCCTGCGGTGAGATCGACAAGGTCTGGTACAAGTACCTCCTCGGCCCGGCCGCCGTCGACGGCACCGACGTCAAGAAGGCCCAGGCCGTCTTCGACACGCAGGGCGCCGCCGGCTGGCAGGTCACCATGGACTTCACGTCCAAGGGTTCCAAGAAGTTCGCCACCATCACGGGGCAGCTCGCACAGAACACCCAGCCGCAGAACGAGTTCGCCATCGTGCTCGACGGCAACGTCGTCTCCAGCCCGTTCGTGCAGAACGCGATCACCGGCGGTCAGGCCCAGATCTCCGGCAGCTTCCAGCAGGAGGAGGCCCAGGGCCTCGCCAACATGCTGTCCTACGGCGCGCTTCCGCTCTCCTTCAAGGAGCAGAGCGTGACCACGGTGACCGCTGCGCTCGGCGGTGACCAGCTGCACGCCGGTCTGCTCGCCGGTGCCATCGGCCTCGCCCTGGTCGTCATCTACCTGGTGGCGTACTACCGGGGTCTCGCGCTCGTCGCGCTCGCCTCGCTGCTGGTCTCCGCAGCTCTCACCTACGTCCTCATGGCCCTGCTCGGCCCGGCCATCGGCTTCGCGCTGAACCTCCCGGCCGTCTGTGGCGCCATCGTCGCCATCGGCATCACAGCGGACTCGTTCATCGTGTACTTCGAACGCGTCCGGGACGAGATCCGCGAGGGCCGCACCCTGCGTCCCGCCGTGGAGAGGGCCTGGCCGCGCGCCCGGCGCACCATCCTGGTCTCCGACTTCGTGTCGTTCCTCGCCGCCGCCGTGCTGTTCATCGTCACCGTCGGCAAGGTCCAGGGCTTCGCGTTCACGCTGGGTCTGACCACCGTGCTCGACGTGGTCGTGGTCTTCTTCTTCACCAAGCCGCTGATGACGCTCATCGCCCGCCGCAAGTTCTTCGCGAACGGCCACAAGTGGTCCGGGCTCGACCCGAAGAGCCTCGGCGCCCAGCCGCCGATTCGCCGCACCCGCCGTCCCGCCGGTCCTGCCGCCGGCCCCGTCGAGACGAAGGAGGCGTGA
- the ruvB gene encoding Holliday junction branch migration DNA helicase RuvB, translated as MNWDDTTDESAPERLAGPAADRLVGSVADGEDQAVEAALRPKDLGEFIGQEKVREQLDLVLRAARARGATADHVLLSGAPGLGKTTLSMIIAAEMGAPIRITSGPAIQHAGDLAAILSSLQEGEVLFLDEIHRMSRPAEEMLYMAMEDFRVDVIVGKGPGATAIPLELPPFTLVGATTRAGLLPPPLRDRFGFTAHMEFYEPAELERVIHRSANLLDVEIDADGAAEIAGRSRGTPRIANRLLRRVRDYAQVKADGIITREIAEAALKVYEVDGRGLDRLDRAVLQALLKLFGGGPVGLSTLAVAVGEERETVEEVAEPFLVREGLLARTPRGRVATPAAWTHLGLTPPRTAAQGSGQQDLFGP; from the coding sequence GTGAACTGGGACGACACGACCGACGAGAGTGCCCCCGAGCGGCTCGCCGGCCCCGCCGCGGACCGGCTGGTGGGCTCTGTCGCCGACGGTGAGGACCAGGCCGTCGAGGCCGCCCTGCGCCCCAAGGACCTGGGCGAGTTCATCGGCCAGGAGAAGGTCCGCGAACAGCTCGACCTGGTCCTGCGCGCCGCACGCGCGCGGGGTGCGACCGCCGACCACGTGCTGCTCTCCGGCGCCCCCGGCCTCGGCAAGACCACCCTCTCGATGATCATCGCCGCCGAGATGGGCGCCCCGATCCGCATCACCTCCGGTCCCGCCATCCAGCACGCCGGCGACCTCGCCGCGATCCTCTCCTCCCTCCAGGAGGGCGAGGTCCTCTTCCTCGACGAGATCCACCGCATGTCGCGGCCCGCCGAGGAGATGCTCTACATGGCGATGGAGGACTTCCGCGTCGACGTCATCGTCGGCAAGGGGCCCGGCGCCACCGCCATCCCCCTCGAACTGCCCCCCTTCACCCTGGTCGGCGCCACCACGCGCGCGGGCCTGCTGCCGCCCCCGCTGCGCGACCGCTTCGGCTTCACCGCGCACATGGAGTTCTACGAGCCGGCCGAACTGGAGCGCGTCATCCACCGCTCCGCGAACCTCCTCGACGTCGAGATCGACGCCGACGGCGCCGCCGAGATCGCCGGCCGCTCCCGCGGCACCCCCCGGATCGCCAACCGTCTGCTGCGCCGCGTCCGCGACTACGCGCAGGTCAAGGCCGACGGGATCATCACCCGCGAGATCGCGGAGGCCGCCCTGAAGGTCTACGAGGTGGACGGCCGCGGTCTGGACCGGCTGGACCGCGCGGTCCTCCAGGCCCTGCTCAAGCTGTTCGGCGGCGGCCCGGTCGGCCTGTCCACCCTCGCCGTCGCGGTGGGGGAGGAGCGCGAGACCGTGGAGGAGGTCGCCGAACCGTTCCTCGTGCGGGAGGGGCTACTGGCGCGTACGCCGCGCGGGCGGGTGGCGACCCCGGCCGCGTGGACGCACCTCGGCCTCACCCCGCCCCGCACCGCGGCCCAGGGAAGTGGACAACAGGACCTGTTCGGTCCGTGA
- the ruvA gene encoding Holliday junction branch migration protein RuvA: MIAFVSGTVAALAPDLAVVEVGGVGMAVQCTPNTLSTLRLGRPAKLATSLVVREDSLTLYGFVDDDERQVFELLQTASGVGPRLAQAMLAVHTPDALRRAVAAGDEKALMAVPGIGKKGAQKLLLEFKDRLGAPVGAPAVGAPVTSGWRDQLHAALIGLGYATREADEAVAAVTPQAEAAEGAPQVGHLLRAALQTLNRAR; encoded by the coding sequence ATGATCGCCTTCGTCAGCGGCACGGTCGCCGCACTCGCTCCCGACCTCGCGGTGGTCGAGGTGGGCGGTGTGGGCATGGCCGTCCAGTGCACCCCGAACACGCTGTCCACCCTCCGGCTCGGCCGGCCGGCCAAGCTCGCCACCTCCCTCGTCGTACGGGAGGACTCGCTGACCCTGTACGGCTTCGTGGACGACGACGAACGTCAGGTCTTCGAGCTGCTGCAGACCGCGAGCGGGGTCGGCCCCCGGCTGGCCCAGGCCATGCTGGCGGTGCACACCCCGGACGCCCTGCGCCGAGCGGTGGCCGCGGGGGACGAGAAGGCGCTCATGGCGGTCCCGGGCATCGGCAAGAAGGGCGCGCAGAAGCTGCTGCTGGAGTTCAAGGACCGGCTGGGCGCGCCGGTGGGTGCCCCCGCGGTCGGCGCCCCGGTCACCAGCGGCTGGCGCGACCAGTTGCACGCCGCCCTGATCGGCCTCGGGTACGCCACCCGCGAGGCCGACGAGGCGGTCGCCGCCGTGACCCCGCAGGCCGAGGCCGCCGAGGGCGCGCCGCAGGTGGGCCACCTGCTGAGGGCCGCCCTGCAGACCCTGAACCGCGCCCGCTAG
- a CDS encoding YebC/PmpR family DNA-binding transcriptional regulator, with protein sequence MSGHSKWATTKHKKAVIDAKRGKLFAKLIKNIEVAARMGGVDIEGNPTLYDAIQKAKKQSVPNKNIDSAVKRGGGLEAGGADYETIMYEGYGPNGVAVLIECLTDNRNRAASDVRVAMTRNGGSMADPGSVSYLFNRKGVVIVPKGELTEDDVLGAVLDAGAEEVNDLGESFEVISEATDMVAVRTALQEAGVDYDSAEANFVPTMQVELDEEGAKKIFKLIDALEDSDDVQNVFANFDVSDEVMEKVDA encoded by the coding sequence ATGTCCGGCCACTCTAAATGGGCTACGACGAAGCACAAGAAGGCCGTGATCGACGCCAAGCGCGGCAAGCTCTTCGCGAAGCTGATCAAGAACATCGAGGTCGCGGCCCGGATGGGCGGCGTCGACATCGAGGGCAACCCGACGCTCTACGACGCCATCCAGAAGGCGAAGAAGCAGTCGGTTCCGAACAAGAACATCGACTCCGCGGTCAAGCGCGGCGGCGGTCTCGAGGCCGGCGGCGCCGACTACGAGACGATCATGTACGAGGGCTACGGCCCCAACGGCGTCGCGGTGCTCATCGAGTGCCTCACCGACAACCGCAACCGCGCCGCCTCCGACGTCCGCGTGGCCATGACCCGCAACGGCGGCTCCATGGCCGACCCGGGCTCGGTGTCCTACCTCTTCAACCGCAAGGGCGTCGTCATCGTCCCCAAGGGCGAGCTGACCGAGGACGACGTGCTCGGCGCGGTCCTCGACGCGGGCGCCGAGGAGGTCAACGACCTCGGTGAGTCCTTCGAGGTCATCAGCGAGGCCACCGACATGGTCGCGGTCCGCACCGCCCTCCAGGAGGCAGGCGTCGACTACGACTCCGCCGAGGCCAACTTCGTCCCGACCATGCAGGTCGAGCTGGACGAGGAGGGCGCGAAGAAGATCTTCAAGCTGATCGACGCGCTCGAGGACAGCGACGACGTGCAGAACGTCTTCGCCAACTTCGACGTCAGCGACGAGGTCATGGAGAAGGTCGACGCGTAG
- a CDS encoding glycosyltransferase family 4 protein: MRIGIVCPYSWDVPGGVQFHIRDLAEYFIRLGHEVSVLAPADDDTPLPPYVVSAGRAVPVPYNGSVARLNFGFLSAARVRRWLHDGGFDVVHIHEPTSPSLGLLTCWAASGPIVATFHTSNPRSRAMIAAYSILQAALEKISARIAVSEYARRTLVEHLGGDAVVIPNGVDVDFFARAEPNPAWQGDTIGFVGRIDEPRKGLPVLMKALPRIFAERPAARLLVAGRGDEEEAVADLPEELHARVEFLGMVSDEDKARFLRSVDLYVAPNTGGESFGIILVEAMSAGAPVLASDLDAFAQVLDQGAAGELFPNEDADALAEAAVRLLGDPARRAELRERGSAHVRRFDWSTVGADILSVYETVTAGAAAVAADDDRGAAGTAGLRARLGLARD, from the coding sequence TTGAGAATCGGCATCGTCTGCCCGTACTCCTGGGACGTCCCGGGCGGCGTCCAGTTCCACATCCGCGACCTCGCCGAGTACTTCATCCGGCTCGGTCACGAGGTGTCCGTCCTGGCCCCCGCCGACGACGACACTCCGCTGCCGCCGTACGTCGTCTCGGCCGGCCGCGCGGTCCCGGTGCCGTACAACGGCTCGGTGGCCCGGCTCAACTTCGGCTTCCTGTCCGCCGCGCGCGTGCGGCGCTGGCTGCACGACGGCGGGTTCGACGTCGTGCACATCCATGAGCCGACCTCGCCGTCGCTCGGCCTGCTGACCTGCTGGGCGGCGTCGGGGCCGATCGTGGCCACCTTCCACACGTCCAACCCGCGCTCGCGCGCCATGATCGCCGCGTACTCGATCCTCCAGGCCGCCCTGGAGAAGATCAGCGCGCGGATCGCGGTCAGCGAGTACGCCCGGCGCACGCTGGTGGAGCACCTCGGCGGGGACGCCGTGGTCATCCCCAACGGCGTCGACGTCGACTTCTTCGCCCGGGCCGAGCCCAACCCCGCCTGGCAGGGCGACACGATCGGCTTCGTGGGGCGCATCGACGAGCCCCGCAAGGGCCTGCCGGTGCTGATGAAGGCCCTGCCGAGGATCTTCGCCGAGCGGCCGGCCGCCCGCCTGCTGGTCGCGGGCCGCGGCGACGAGGAGGAGGCGGTGGCCGACCTCCCCGAGGAGCTGCACGCGCGCGTGGAGTTCCTCGGCATGGTCAGCGACGAGGACAAGGCACGGTTCCTGCGCAGCGTCGATCTGTACGTGGCGCCCAACACCGGCGGCGAGAGCTTCGGCATCATCCTCGTCGAGGCCATGTCGGCGGGCGCTCCCGTGCTCGCCTCCGACCTCGACGCCTTCGCCCAGGTCCTCGACCAGGGGGCGGCGGGCGAGCTGTTCCCCAACGAGGACGCGGACGCGCTGGCCGAGGCGGCGGTACGGCTGCTGGGCGACCCCGCCCGGCGGGCCGAACTGCGGGAACGGGGCAGTGCCCATGTCCGGCGCTTCGACTGGTCGACCGTCGGTGCGGACATCCTGTCCGTGTACGAGACGGTGACGGCCGGCGCGGCGGCGGTGGCGGCCGACGACGACCGGGGAGCGGCGGGAACAGCCGGCCTGCGGGCCCGGCTCGGGCTGGCGCGGGACTGA